One Betta splendens chromosome 16, fBetSpl5.4, whole genome shotgun sequence genomic window carries:
- the LOC114842792 gene encoding CREB-regulated transcription coactivator 2 isoform X7, which yields MSATGTGGCGPGPTSGTGSGASNPRKFSEKIALHTQRQAEETAAFQEVMMDISSTRVAERLIVSGCDSAMQLPQQQLQAQKLRLVQSQGPYYGGSLPNVNQIGRNPQDFQGSFPSTFESNRSTRHHGLVERVQRDRRFISPVRPYRNRQVDSSPYSSAFLSPQPDPSWRRNWSGNFPGDKSQFRLPTTALNRTNSDSALHTSVMNPPTGDPFTVGPTQSPRRSGQGDSEGRRMFPYPVPPIEENMLDEGKLLTPWDTKKLPLFAPRPRSCEVPGINVFTSPEQPSMAAHGVPSALNTGGSLPDLSSLHFPSPLPTPLDQDEPGYPGSSSLSGGNSTGNLASTLTQLGIHTANAPGGNSGFQHHASGLLASLQSTLSNPSLQSSLSNPNIQSSLSSHSYSNSLSSASLHSSLSNPSLQSSLGSSPSLPSSLSSHSLHSSLSSSSLQSASSGNPSYGSGSSSYPPLLGQQPLSTSPRRRAPLSPLILPMVGESRRHHSKQFSPTISPTLSSITQGVPLDTSKLPQDQRLPPYPLSQSHQHHPGPLPSQQSSLLGHQQLHRLQQPRPKAQQQQSQPMQQLHLQNLHNQHIQQHFGTQQRPMGPQMNTTNAALIKNENVLDHQTQSSSQCQVKQEAEQQIGGLPQLQHMSQNLAADLYNDALFNSLLDSVSDPYLSLQLTGKSSQQFPAQNQGGGGLSCGSTDKKHFPSNTQVPLDLQEPGDHHLLNNQNQNFTGGDGRHNVPNIILTV from the exons ATGTCTGCGACGGGTACAGGCGGCTGTGGACCCGGACCCACCTCGGGTACCGGGTCCGGAGCTTCCAACCCTAGGAAGTTTAGCGAGAAGATAGCACTGCATACCCAGCGGCAGGCCGAGGAGACAGCCGCCTTCCAGGAGGTCATGATGGACATAAGTTCGACCAGG GTGGCAGAGAGACTAATCGTGTCTGGTTGTGATTCAGCGATGCAGCTTCCTCAGCAACAG CTTCAGGCCCAGAAGCTCCGTCTTGTCCAGAGTCAGGGGCCGTACTACGGAGGATCGTTACCCAACGTCAACCAGATTGGCAGGAACCCTCAGGACTTCCAG GGCTCCTTTCCCTCTACTTTCGAGTCCAACCGGTCAACTCGACATCATGGCCTGGTGGAGCGAGTCCAGAGGGACCGGCGCTTCATCTCACCAGTCCGGCCGTACCGCAACCGACAA GTGGACAGCTCGCCGTACAGCTCAGCCTTCTTGTCCCCACAGCCAGACCCCAGCTGGAGAAG GAATTGGTCTGGAAACTTCCCTGGGGATAAAAGCCAGTTTCGTCTCCCCACCACTGCACTCAACAG GACCAACTCTGACTCAGCCCTCCACACcagtgtgatgaaccctcccacAGGAGACCCCTTCACCGTGGGACCCACCCAGAGCCCCAGACGCAGCG gTCAAGGCGATAGTGAAGGCAGACGAA TGTTTCCGTACCCAGTTCCTCCCATCGAAGAAAACATGCTGGATGAGGGCAAACTGCTCACACCGTGGGACACTAAGAAG TTGCCTCTGTTTGCGCCACGACCTAGATCCTGTGAAGTCCCTGGCATCAA CGTCTTCACATCACCGGAGCAGCCGTCCATGGCGGCTCATGGAGTCCCATCTGCTCTCAACACCGGTGGTTCGCTGCctgacctgtccagcctccatTTCCCCTCGCCGCTACCTACGCCGTTAGACCAGGATGAGCCTGGCTACCCAGGATCCTCCTCTTTAAGTGGGGGGAACAGCACAGGGAACTTAGCGTCGACCCTTACCCAGCTGGGCATCCATACTGCCAATGCACCAGGAGGCAACAGTGGTTTCCAGCATCATGCATCAG GTCTCCTGGCGTCTCTACAGAGCACGCTCAGTAACCCCTCCCTGCAGTCATCCCTAAGCAACCCCAACATCCAGTCATCGCTAAGCAGCCACTCCTATTCCAACTCCCTGAGCTCTGCCTCTCTTCACTCGTCACTCAGCAACCCCTCGCTGCAGTCGTCCCTCGGCTCATCCCCCTCCCTGCCGTCCTCTCTCAGCAGCCATTCGCTGCACTcctccctcagcagctcctccctccagtCGGCGTCCAGCGGTAATCCCAGCTACGGCAGCGGCTCCTCCTCATACCCTCCACTGCTGGGTCAGCAGCCCCTCAGCACATCGCCACGGAGACGAGCCCCGCTGTCCCCACTCATCCTGCCTATGGTCGGGGAGTCGCGGAGACACCACTCCAAACAGTTCTCCCCCACCATCTCTCCCACCCTGTCTTCCATCACGCAG GGCGTCCCTCTGGACACCAGCAAGCTGCCTCAGGACCAGAGGCTGCCCCCGTACCCCCTCAGTCAGTCCCACCAGCACCATCCAGGCCCCCTGCCGAGCCAGCAGTCGTCTCTGCTGGGCCACCAACAGCTGCACCGTCTTCAGCAGCCACGACCCAAGGCCCAACAGCAACAGTCACAGCCCATGCAACAGCTTCACCTGCAGAACCTGCACAACCAGCACATACAGCAGCACTTTGGAACT CAACAAAGGCCGATGGGGCCACAAATGAACACAACAAATGCAGCGCTGATCAAGAACGAGAATGTGTTGGACCATCAGACGCAGAGTTCCTCTCAGTGTCAGGtcaaacaggaggcagagcagcagattgGCGGGCTCCCTCAGCTGCAACACATGAGCCAGAACCTGGCCGCAGACCTCTACAAC GATGCCTTGTTCAACTCTCTTCTCGACTCTGTTTCTGACCCGTACCTGAGTCTGCAACTCACTGGAAAATCCAGCCAGCAG TTCCCAGCACAGAACCAGGGAGGAGGTGGTCTGAGCTGTGGCAGCACTGACAAGAAGCATTTCCCATCCAACACCCAGGTGCCCCTGGACCTGCAGGAACCCGGAGACCACCACCTCctcaacaaccagaaccagaacttcaCTGGGGGGGATGGACGACACAATGTGCCCAATATCATCCTCACCG TCTAA
- the LOC114842792 gene encoding CREB-regulated transcription coactivator 2 isoform X2 produces the protein MSATGTGGCGPGPTSGTGSGASNPRKFSEKIALHTQRQAEETAAFQEVMMDISSTRVAERLIVSGCDSAMQLPQQQLQAQKLRLVQSQGPYYGGSLPNVNQIGRNPQDFQGSFPSTFESNRSTRHHGLVERVQRDRRFISPVRPYRNRQVDSSPYSSAFLSPQPDPSWRRNWSGNFPGDKSQFRLPTTALNRTNSDSALHTSVMNPPTGDPFTVGPTQSPRRSVFPYPVPPIEENMLDEGKLLTPWDTKKLPLFAPRPRSCEVPGINVFTSPEQPSMAAHGVPSALNTGGSLPDLSSLHFPSPLPTPLDQDEPGYPGSSSLSGGNSTGNLASTLTQLGIHTANAPGGNSGFQHHASGLLASLQSTLSNPSLQSSLSNPNIQSSLSSHSYSNSLSSASLHSSLSNPSLQSSLGSSPSLPSSLSSHSLHSSLSSSSLQSASSGNPSYGSGSSSYPPLLGQQPLSTSPRRRAPLSPLILPMVGESRRHHSKQFSPTISPTLSSITQGVPLDTSKLPQDQRLPPYPLSQSHQHHPGPLPSQQSSLLGHQQLHRLQQPRPKAQQQQSQPMQQLHLQNLHNQHIQQHFGTQQRPMGPQMNTTNAALIKNENVLDHQTQSSSQCQVKQEAEQQIGGLPQLQHMSQNLAADLYNDALFNSLLDSVSDPYLSLQLTGKSSQQFPAQNQGGGGLSCGSTDKKHFPSNTQVPLDLQEPGDHHLLNNQNQNFTGGDGRHNVPNIILTGDSPPGLSKEIANALSHVPGFEMDPFSLDDPLRMDPLALDMLEGDLMLADPAVEDSFRSDRLK, from the exons ATGTCTGCGACGGGTACAGGCGGCTGTGGACCCGGACCCACCTCGGGTACCGGGTCCGGAGCTTCCAACCCTAGGAAGTTTAGCGAGAAGATAGCACTGCATACCCAGCGGCAGGCCGAGGAGACAGCCGCCTTCCAGGAGGTCATGATGGACATAAGTTCGACCAGG GTGGCAGAGAGACTAATCGTGTCTGGTTGTGATTCAGCGATGCAGCTTCCTCAGCAACAG CTTCAGGCCCAGAAGCTCCGTCTTGTCCAGAGTCAGGGGCCGTACTACGGAGGATCGTTACCCAACGTCAACCAGATTGGCAGGAACCCTCAGGACTTCCAG GGCTCCTTTCCCTCTACTTTCGAGTCCAACCGGTCAACTCGACATCATGGCCTGGTGGAGCGAGTCCAGAGGGACCGGCGCTTCATCTCACCAGTCCGGCCGTACCGCAACCGACAA GTGGACAGCTCGCCGTACAGCTCAGCCTTCTTGTCCCCACAGCCAGACCCCAGCTGGAGAAG GAATTGGTCTGGAAACTTCCCTGGGGATAAAAGCCAGTTTCGTCTCCCCACCACTGCACTCAACAG GACCAACTCTGACTCAGCCCTCCACACcagtgtgatgaaccctcccacAGGAGACCCCTTCACCGTGGGACCCACCCAGAGCCCCAGACGCAGCG TGTTTCCGTACCCAGTTCCTCCCATCGAAGAAAACATGCTGGATGAGGGCAAACTGCTCACACCGTGGGACACTAAGAAG TTGCCTCTGTTTGCGCCACGACCTAGATCCTGTGAAGTCCCTGGCATCAA CGTCTTCACATCACCGGAGCAGCCGTCCATGGCGGCTCATGGAGTCCCATCTGCTCTCAACACCGGTGGTTCGCTGCctgacctgtccagcctccatTTCCCCTCGCCGCTACCTACGCCGTTAGACCAGGATGAGCCTGGCTACCCAGGATCCTCCTCTTTAAGTGGGGGGAACAGCACAGGGAACTTAGCGTCGACCCTTACCCAGCTGGGCATCCATACTGCCAATGCACCAGGAGGCAACAGTGGTTTCCAGCATCATGCATCAG GTCTCCTGGCGTCTCTACAGAGCACGCTCAGTAACCCCTCCCTGCAGTCATCCCTAAGCAACCCCAACATCCAGTCATCGCTAAGCAGCCACTCCTATTCCAACTCCCTGAGCTCTGCCTCTCTTCACTCGTCACTCAGCAACCCCTCGCTGCAGTCGTCCCTCGGCTCATCCCCCTCCCTGCCGTCCTCTCTCAGCAGCCATTCGCTGCACTcctccctcagcagctcctccctccagtCGGCGTCCAGCGGTAATCCCAGCTACGGCAGCGGCTCCTCCTCATACCCTCCACTGCTGGGTCAGCAGCCCCTCAGCACATCGCCACGGAGACGAGCCCCGCTGTCCCCACTCATCCTGCCTATGGTCGGGGAGTCGCGGAGACACCACTCCAAACAGTTCTCCCCCACCATCTCTCCCACCCTGTCTTCCATCACGCAG GGCGTCCCTCTGGACACCAGCAAGCTGCCTCAGGACCAGAGGCTGCCCCCGTACCCCCTCAGTCAGTCCCACCAGCACCATCCAGGCCCCCTGCCGAGCCAGCAGTCGTCTCTGCTGGGCCACCAACAGCTGCACCGTCTTCAGCAGCCACGACCCAAGGCCCAACAGCAACAGTCACAGCCCATGCAACAGCTTCACCTGCAGAACCTGCACAACCAGCACATACAGCAGCACTTTGGAACT CAACAAAGGCCGATGGGGCCACAAATGAACACAACAAATGCAGCGCTGATCAAGAACGAGAATGTGTTGGACCATCAGACGCAGAGTTCCTCTCAGTGTCAGGtcaaacaggaggcagagcagcagattgGCGGGCTCCCTCAGCTGCAACACATGAGCCAGAACCTGGCCGCAGACCTCTACAAC GATGCCTTGTTCAACTCTCTTCTCGACTCTGTTTCTGACCCGTACCTGAGTCTGCAACTCACTGGAAAATCCAGCCAGCAG TTCCCAGCACAGAACCAGGGAGGAGGTGGTCTGAGCTGTGGCAGCACTGACAAGAAGCATTTCCCATCCAACACCCAGGTGCCCCTGGACCTGCAGGAACCCGGAGACCACCACCTCctcaacaaccagaaccagaacttcaCTGGGGGGGATGGACGACACAATGTGCCCAATATCATCCTCACCG GGGACTCTCCACCCGGTCTGTCCAAGGAGATCGCCAACGCTCTGTCCCATGTCCCTGGCTTTGAAATGGACCCCTTCTCCCTCGATGACCCTCTCAGGATGGACCCTCTTGCTCTGGACATGCTGGAGGGCGACCTGATGCTCGCAGACCCGGCTGTGGAGGACTCTTTCCGATCCGATCGTCTGAAGTGA
- the LOC114842792 gene encoding CREB-regulated transcription coactivator 2 isoform X4, translated as MSATGTGGCGPGPTSGTGSGASNPRKFSEKIALHTQRQAEETAAFQEVMMDISSTRVAERLIVSGCDSAMQLPQQQLQAQKLRLVQSQGPYYGGSLPNVNQIGRNPQDFQGSFPSTFESNRSTRHHGLVERVQRDRRFISPVRPYRNRQVDSSPYSSAFLSPQPDPSWRRTNSDSALHTSVMNPPTGDPFTVGPTQSPRRSGQGDSEGRRMFPYPVPPIEENMLDEGKLLTPWDTKKLPLFAPRPRSCEVPGINVFTSPEQPSMAAHGVPSALNTGGSLPDLSSLHFPSPLPTPLDQDEPGYPGSSSLSGGNSTGNLASTLTQLGIHTANAPGGNSGFQHHASGLLASLQSTLSNPSLQSSLSNPNIQSSLSSHSYSNSLSSASLHSSLSNPSLQSSLGSSPSLPSSLSSHSLHSSLSSSSLQSASSGNPSYGSGSSSYPPLLGQQPLSTSPRRRAPLSPLILPMVGESRRHHSKQFSPTISPTLSSITQGVPLDTSKLPQDQRLPPYPLSQSHQHHPGPLPSQQSSLLGHQQLHRLQQPRPKAQQQQSQPMQQLHLQNLHNQHIQQHFGTQQRPMGPQMNTTNAALIKNENVLDHQTQSSSQCQVKQEAEQQIGGLPQLQHMSQNLAADLYNDALFNSLLDSVSDPYLSLQLTGKSSQQFPAQNQGGGGLSCGSTDKKHFPSNTQVPLDLQEPGDHHLLNNQNQNFTGGDGRHNVPNIILTGDSPPGLSKEIANALSHVPGFEMDPFSLDDPLRMDPLALDMLEGDLMLADPAVEDSFRSDRLK; from the exons ATGTCTGCGACGGGTACAGGCGGCTGTGGACCCGGACCCACCTCGGGTACCGGGTCCGGAGCTTCCAACCCTAGGAAGTTTAGCGAGAAGATAGCACTGCATACCCAGCGGCAGGCCGAGGAGACAGCCGCCTTCCAGGAGGTCATGATGGACATAAGTTCGACCAGG GTGGCAGAGAGACTAATCGTGTCTGGTTGTGATTCAGCGATGCAGCTTCCTCAGCAACAG CTTCAGGCCCAGAAGCTCCGTCTTGTCCAGAGTCAGGGGCCGTACTACGGAGGATCGTTACCCAACGTCAACCAGATTGGCAGGAACCCTCAGGACTTCCAG GGCTCCTTTCCCTCTACTTTCGAGTCCAACCGGTCAACTCGACATCATGGCCTGGTGGAGCGAGTCCAGAGGGACCGGCGCTTCATCTCACCAGTCCGGCCGTACCGCAACCGACAA GTGGACAGCTCGCCGTACAGCTCAGCCTTCTTGTCCCCACAGCCAGACCCCAGCTGGAGAAG GACCAACTCTGACTCAGCCCTCCACACcagtgtgatgaaccctcccacAGGAGACCCCTTCACCGTGGGACCCACCCAGAGCCCCAGACGCAGCG gTCAAGGCGATAGTGAAGGCAGACGAA TGTTTCCGTACCCAGTTCCTCCCATCGAAGAAAACATGCTGGATGAGGGCAAACTGCTCACACCGTGGGACACTAAGAAG TTGCCTCTGTTTGCGCCACGACCTAGATCCTGTGAAGTCCCTGGCATCAA CGTCTTCACATCACCGGAGCAGCCGTCCATGGCGGCTCATGGAGTCCCATCTGCTCTCAACACCGGTGGTTCGCTGCctgacctgtccagcctccatTTCCCCTCGCCGCTACCTACGCCGTTAGACCAGGATGAGCCTGGCTACCCAGGATCCTCCTCTTTAAGTGGGGGGAACAGCACAGGGAACTTAGCGTCGACCCTTACCCAGCTGGGCATCCATACTGCCAATGCACCAGGAGGCAACAGTGGTTTCCAGCATCATGCATCAG GTCTCCTGGCGTCTCTACAGAGCACGCTCAGTAACCCCTCCCTGCAGTCATCCCTAAGCAACCCCAACATCCAGTCATCGCTAAGCAGCCACTCCTATTCCAACTCCCTGAGCTCTGCCTCTCTTCACTCGTCACTCAGCAACCCCTCGCTGCAGTCGTCCCTCGGCTCATCCCCCTCCCTGCCGTCCTCTCTCAGCAGCCATTCGCTGCACTcctccctcagcagctcctccctccagtCGGCGTCCAGCGGTAATCCCAGCTACGGCAGCGGCTCCTCCTCATACCCTCCACTGCTGGGTCAGCAGCCCCTCAGCACATCGCCACGGAGACGAGCCCCGCTGTCCCCACTCATCCTGCCTATGGTCGGGGAGTCGCGGAGACACCACTCCAAACAGTTCTCCCCCACCATCTCTCCCACCCTGTCTTCCATCACGCAG GGCGTCCCTCTGGACACCAGCAAGCTGCCTCAGGACCAGAGGCTGCCCCCGTACCCCCTCAGTCAGTCCCACCAGCACCATCCAGGCCCCCTGCCGAGCCAGCAGTCGTCTCTGCTGGGCCACCAACAGCTGCACCGTCTTCAGCAGCCACGACCCAAGGCCCAACAGCAACAGTCACAGCCCATGCAACAGCTTCACCTGCAGAACCTGCACAACCAGCACATACAGCAGCACTTTGGAACT CAACAAAGGCCGATGGGGCCACAAATGAACACAACAAATGCAGCGCTGATCAAGAACGAGAATGTGTTGGACCATCAGACGCAGAGTTCCTCTCAGTGTCAGGtcaaacaggaggcagagcagcagattgGCGGGCTCCCTCAGCTGCAACACATGAGCCAGAACCTGGCCGCAGACCTCTACAAC GATGCCTTGTTCAACTCTCTTCTCGACTCTGTTTCTGACCCGTACCTGAGTCTGCAACTCACTGGAAAATCCAGCCAGCAG TTCCCAGCACAGAACCAGGGAGGAGGTGGTCTGAGCTGTGGCAGCACTGACAAGAAGCATTTCCCATCCAACACCCAGGTGCCCCTGGACCTGCAGGAACCCGGAGACCACCACCTCctcaacaaccagaaccagaacttcaCTGGGGGGGATGGACGACACAATGTGCCCAATATCATCCTCACCG GGGACTCTCCACCCGGTCTGTCCAAGGAGATCGCCAACGCTCTGTCCCATGTCCCTGGCTTTGAAATGGACCCCTTCTCCCTCGATGACCCTCTCAGGATGGACCCTCTTGCTCTGGACATGCTGGAGGGCGACCTGATGCTCGCAGACCCGGCTGTGGAGGACTCTTTCCGATCCGATCGTCTGAAGTGA
- the LOC114842792 gene encoding CREB-regulated transcription coactivator 2 isoform X1, translated as MSATGTGGCGPGPTSGTGSGASNPRKFSEKIALHTQRQAEETAAFQEVMMDISSTRVAERLIVSGCDSAMQLPQQQLQAQKLRLVQSQGPYYGGSLPNVNQIGRNPQDFQGSFPSTFESNRSTRHHGLVERVQRDRRFISPVRPYRNRQVDSSPYSSAFLSPQPDPSWRRNWSGNFPGDKSQFRLPTTALNRTNSDSALHTSVMNPPTGDPFTVGPTQSPRRSGQGDSEGRRMFPYPVPPIEENMLDEGKLLTPWDTKKLPLFAPRPRSCEVPGINVFTSPEQPSMAAHGVPSALNTGGSLPDLSSLHFPSPLPTPLDQDEPGYPGSSSLSGGNSTGNLASTLTQLGIHTANAPGGNSGFQHHASGLLASLQSTLSNPSLQSSLSNPNIQSSLSSHSYSNSLSSASLHSSLSNPSLQSSLGSSPSLPSSLSSHSLHSSLSSSSLQSASSGNPSYGSGSSSYPPLLGQQPLSTSPRRRAPLSPLILPMVGESRRHHSKQFSPTISPTLSSITQGVPLDTSKLPQDQRLPPYPLSQSHQHHPGPLPSQQSSLLGHQQLHRLQQPRPKAQQQQSQPMQQLHLQNLHNQHIQQHFGTQQRPMGPQMNTTNAALIKNENVLDHQTQSSSQCQVKQEAEQQIGGLPQLQHMSQNLAADLYNDALFNSLLDSVSDPYLSLQLTGKSSQQFPAQNQGGGGLSCGSTDKKHFPSNTQVPLDLQEPGDHHLLNNQNQNFTGGDGRHNVPNIILTGDSPPGLSKEIANALSHVPGFEMDPFSLDDPLRMDPLALDMLEGDLMLADPAVEDSFRSDRLK; from the exons ATGTCTGCGACGGGTACAGGCGGCTGTGGACCCGGACCCACCTCGGGTACCGGGTCCGGAGCTTCCAACCCTAGGAAGTTTAGCGAGAAGATAGCACTGCATACCCAGCGGCAGGCCGAGGAGACAGCCGCCTTCCAGGAGGTCATGATGGACATAAGTTCGACCAGG GTGGCAGAGAGACTAATCGTGTCTGGTTGTGATTCAGCGATGCAGCTTCCTCAGCAACAG CTTCAGGCCCAGAAGCTCCGTCTTGTCCAGAGTCAGGGGCCGTACTACGGAGGATCGTTACCCAACGTCAACCAGATTGGCAGGAACCCTCAGGACTTCCAG GGCTCCTTTCCCTCTACTTTCGAGTCCAACCGGTCAACTCGACATCATGGCCTGGTGGAGCGAGTCCAGAGGGACCGGCGCTTCATCTCACCAGTCCGGCCGTACCGCAACCGACAA GTGGACAGCTCGCCGTACAGCTCAGCCTTCTTGTCCCCACAGCCAGACCCCAGCTGGAGAAG GAATTGGTCTGGAAACTTCCCTGGGGATAAAAGCCAGTTTCGTCTCCCCACCACTGCACTCAACAG GACCAACTCTGACTCAGCCCTCCACACcagtgtgatgaaccctcccacAGGAGACCCCTTCACCGTGGGACCCACCCAGAGCCCCAGACGCAGCG gTCAAGGCGATAGTGAAGGCAGACGAA TGTTTCCGTACCCAGTTCCTCCCATCGAAGAAAACATGCTGGATGAGGGCAAACTGCTCACACCGTGGGACACTAAGAAG TTGCCTCTGTTTGCGCCACGACCTAGATCCTGTGAAGTCCCTGGCATCAA CGTCTTCACATCACCGGAGCAGCCGTCCATGGCGGCTCATGGAGTCCCATCTGCTCTCAACACCGGTGGTTCGCTGCctgacctgtccagcctccatTTCCCCTCGCCGCTACCTACGCCGTTAGACCAGGATGAGCCTGGCTACCCAGGATCCTCCTCTTTAAGTGGGGGGAACAGCACAGGGAACTTAGCGTCGACCCTTACCCAGCTGGGCATCCATACTGCCAATGCACCAGGAGGCAACAGTGGTTTCCAGCATCATGCATCAG GTCTCCTGGCGTCTCTACAGAGCACGCTCAGTAACCCCTCCCTGCAGTCATCCCTAAGCAACCCCAACATCCAGTCATCGCTAAGCAGCCACTCCTATTCCAACTCCCTGAGCTCTGCCTCTCTTCACTCGTCACTCAGCAACCCCTCGCTGCAGTCGTCCCTCGGCTCATCCCCCTCCCTGCCGTCCTCTCTCAGCAGCCATTCGCTGCACTcctccctcagcagctcctccctccagtCGGCGTCCAGCGGTAATCCCAGCTACGGCAGCGGCTCCTCCTCATACCCTCCACTGCTGGGTCAGCAGCCCCTCAGCACATCGCCACGGAGACGAGCCCCGCTGTCCCCACTCATCCTGCCTATGGTCGGGGAGTCGCGGAGACACCACTCCAAACAGTTCTCCCCCACCATCTCTCCCACCCTGTCTTCCATCACGCAG GGCGTCCCTCTGGACACCAGCAAGCTGCCTCAGGACCAGAGGCTGCCCCCGTACCCCCTCAGTCAGTCCCACCAGCACCATCCAGGCCCCCTGCCGAGCCAGCAGTCGTCTCTGCTGGGCCACCAACAGCTGCACCGTCTTCAGCAGCCACGACCCAAGGCCCAACAGCAACAGTCACAGCCCATGCAACAGCTTCACCTGCAGAACCTGCACAACCAGCACATACAGCAGCACTTTGGAACT CAACAAAGGCCGATGGGGCCACAAATGAACACAACAAATGCAGCGCTGATCAAGAACGAGAATGTGTTGGACCATCAGACGCAGAGTTCCTCTCAGTGTCAGGtcaaacaggaggcagagcagcagattgGCGGGCTCCCTCAGCTGCAACACATGAGCCAGAACCTGGCCGCAGACCTCTACAAC GATGCCTTGTTCAACTCTCTTCTCGACTCTGTTTCTGACCCGTACCTGAGTCTGCAACTCACTGGAAAATCCAGCCAGCAG TTCCCAGCACAGAACCAGGGAGGAGGTGGTCTGAGCTGTGGCAGCACTGACAAGAAGCATTTCCCATCCAACACCCAGGTGCCCCTGGACCTGCAGGAACCCGGAGACCACCACCTCctcaacaaccagaaccagaacttcaCTGGGGGGGATGGACGACACAATGTGCCCAATATCATCCTCACCG GGGACTCTCCACCCGGTCTGTCCAAGGAGATCGCCAACGCTCTGTCCCATGTCCCTGGCTTTGAAATGGACCCCTTCTCCCTCGATGACCCTCTCAGGATGGACCCTCTTGCTCTGGACATGCTGGAGGGCGACCTGATGCTCGCAGACCCGGCTGTGGAGGACTCTTTCCGATCCGATCGTCTGAAGTGA